The Isachenkonia alkalipeptolytica region TGTAAGGCTTTTTCTGCGATTCTTTCACTTTCAGCGATGACCACGGCTATCGGGTCCCCGATTCGCCGAACCCGACTTTCACAAAGGGCTTCATGGTCTTTAAACAAAACCCCGTGGGCGTTTTTCCCCGGGATGTCCTTCGCCGTCAACACCCCGACCACCCCTTCCATGGCCTCGGCTTCCCCGGTATCCAGGGTAAAGTTTGCATGGGCTTTCTCGGAACGCAGGGTTTTACCGTACAGCATGTTCTCCATATTTAAATCCGCCGGGTATTTGGCCCCGCCCGTAACTTTGGTATGGCCGTCCACCCTGAGAATATTTTCTCCGATTACATTAAACGACATGGGCTCACTCCTTTCACCTTGCTAAGTCTTGATTTCTTGGTCCCTATTTACTGATCCGTATTTTTTGATCCGGGTATTGAATCCTTGTTTCCCACTCCCCGTTCATTCCTTATTTTTCACTGATTCTCTTGGCCGCCAGGGCCACCGCCTCTACAATTTTTTCATATCCCGTGCACCGGCAAAGATTACCGGAAATTCCCCGTCGAATTTCCTGATTGGTGGGGTTGGGGTTTTTCAACAACAATGCCTTGGCGGAAAGGATCATTCCCGGGGTACAAAAGCCGCATTGCACGGCACCGGTATCGATAAAGGCCTGTTGAATCGGGTCCAGTTCCCCCTCTTGTCCCACACCTTCAATGGTGATCACTTCCCGATCCTCCGCTTGAAAGGCCATGATCATACAGGAATTTACCAGTTTTCCGTCCAGCAGTACGCTGCATACGCCGCATTCCCCTTCTCCACAGCCTTCCTTGGTGCCCGTCAGATGAAATCCCTCACGAATCACATCCAGCAGACGGTCATTTTCATCGATCTCCACGTTTCTTGAAATCCCGTTGATTTTCATAGTTATGGTTTTCATTTGATCCCCTCTTTCGGTTTCTCGTTTATACTAAGGCTCTTGCAACAGCCTTTTCCAACGCCTCTTTAAAGACGCCTCGGATGGCTTCCTCCTTAAAATCCACATCCCATCGCCCTTTCAGACGGCGATTTAAAACTTCCTTAAACTTTTGCTGAGCCGCTTCCTTATGTTCCGGGGTTAATGTTTTCCCCCGCAGCACTTCTTCGACCTCCCGTTCCCGAAGACTGGTTGGCCCTACGGAGCCGTTGGCAATACGGATTTCCCGAACCCTATGGTCTTTGTCCGCATCGAGATATACCGCGGTGCAGATCTTGGAGATGGCCAGGGCTTTCCTCGGTCCCAACTTTGAAAATCCCAGTCCCTGCCCCTCCTTTGCTTGGTCAAATTCGATATAGTATAAAAACTCCCCGGGGGCCAGGTCCACCTTTCCCTTCCCCAG contains the following coding sequences:
- a CDS encoding (2Fe-2S)-binding protein is translated as MKTITMKINGISRNVEIDENDRLLDVIREGFHLTGTKEGCGEGECGVCSVLLDGKLVNSCMIMAFQAEDREVITIEGVGQEGELDPIQQAFIDTGAVQCGFCTPGMILSAKALLLKNPNPTNQEIRRGISGNLCRCTGYEKIVEAVALAAKRISEK